From Clavelina lepadiformis chromosome 9, kaClaLepa1.1, whole genome shotgun sequence, the proteins below share one genomic window:
- the LOC143470666 gene encoding fibrinogen-like protein 1 isoform X1, translating into MFSQKRNWLQNNFLCCCLLLFTLQWWHCQAVTDQVSSLLQRVKNLSKSLEKQSSTNLNLHNLQSCKFKQQSYKTFIDFAENVEQFNSFIDYHKECTSIYASGSTSSGIYPIWFNRGFQFTYVYCDMELVSTKKGWTTIQRRMNGKINFNKGWDDYVRGFGNPNGEYWVGLENIYLLWMQTRIIHKFIGGLFLNVKEPDFAVDLEDWDGIKQFVQFPTFFYSPKSFQYRLNVEDFPRLDILNYWTPVTHSRFSTPDVDNDENKHVNCARDYKSGWWFEDFYCGQSNLNGPYPKYRQPMTWGNIYWGNWRKVNKNETALRFVSMNFYHSKP; encoded by the exons atgttttctcAAAAGAGAAACTGGCTCCAAAACAActttctttgttgttgtttgctaTTGTTCACATTACAATGGTGGCATTGTCAAGCAGTGACAGACCAAGTCAGCAGCCTTTTACAAAGAGTTAAGAATCTAAGCAAAAGTTTAGAAAAACAAAGTTCAACCAACTTGAACTTACATAATCTTCAAAGCTGCAAGTTTAAGCAACAGAGTTATAAAACTTTCATCGATTTTGCAGAAAACGTCGAACAATTTAATTCTTTCATCGATTATCAcaaag AATGCACGAGCATCTACGCAAGTGGTTCAACATCAAGCGGTATCTACCCGATATGGTTCAATCGAGGATTCCAGTTCACCTACGTCTACTGTGATATGGAGCTCGTTTCAACTAAGAAGGGCTGGACAACAATACAAAGAAGAATGAACGGAAAAATCAACTTTAACAAGGGTTGGGATGATTACGTCAGAGGATTTGGGAACCCCAATGGTGAATACTGGGTGGGGttggaaaatatttatctTTTATGGATGCAAACCAGAATCATTCATAAATTCATTGGAGGGCTTTTCTTAAATGTAAAAGAACCCGATTTTGCAGTTGATCTAGAAGACTGGGATGGTATCAAGCAGTTTGTTCAATTTCCAACATTTTTTTACTCTCCAAAATCATTCCAATACAGGTTAAATGTGGAAGATTTCCCAAGACTGGACATTTTAAACTACTGGACACCTGTTACACATAGCCGGTTCAGCACACCAGATGTCGATAATGACGAAAACAAACACGTCAATTGTGCCAGGGACTACAAGTCAGGCTGGTGGTTTGAAGATTTTTATTGCGGACAATCGAATCTAAACGGTCCTTATCCCAAGTATAGACAACCAATGACTTGGGGCAACATATATTGGGGAAATTGGCGAAAAGTGAATAAGAATGAAACCGCATTGCGTTTTGTGTCCATGAATTTCTATCACAGCAAACCGTAG
- the LOC143470666 gene encoding fibrinogen-like protein 1 isoform X2 yields the protein MFSQKRNWLQNNFLCCCLLLFTLQWWHCQAVTDQVSSLLQRVKNLSKSLEKQSSTNLNLHNLQSCKFKQQSYKTFIDFAENVEQFNSFIDYHKECTSIYASGSTSSGIYPIWFNRGFQFTYVYCDMELVSTKKGWTTIQRRMNGKINFNKGWDDYVRGFGNPNG from the exons atgttttctcAAAAGAGAAACTGGCTCCAAAACAActttctttgttgttgtttgctaTTGTTCACATTACAATGGTGGCATTGTCAAGCAGTGACAGACCAAGTCAGCAGCCTTTTACAAAGAGTTAAGAATCTAAGCAAAAGTTTAGAAAAACAAAGTTCAACCAACTTGAACTTACATAATCTTCAAAGCTGCAAGTTTAAGCAACAGAGTTATAAAACTTTCATCGATTTTGCAGAAAACGTCGAACAATTTAATTCTTTCATCGATTATCAcaaag AATGCACGAGCATCTACGCAAGTGGTTCAACATCAAGCGGTATCTACCCGATATGGTTCAATCGAGGATTCCAGTTCACCTACGTCTACTGTGATATGGAGCTCGTTTCAACTAAGAAGGGCTGGACAACAATACAAAGAAGAATGAACGGAAAAATCAACTTTAACAAGGGTTGGGATGATTACGTCAGAGGATTTGGGAACCCCAATG GTTAA
- the LOC143470644 gene encoding uncharacterized protein LOC143470644, which produces MKNVCEVSGFSSETAATHVPTNEKVKFAAKLTGANRLNLNCRILFGSSGETNLSTTTLTAERSFDYPGNYLVGATCSIIGTKKNFNTQFINLYVESALSAAKLKIFHKQWSSTYPSPDEFVFYHKYYFPVSYTFMVDDVIISTHQTQATFNKTKFLSNGTEKVKFELNSKTQKLVGPGIHKVTLLLQNNVSSVTYATPITFDEEIKSFNIMTKQYVGLRSNYFVISATVSQGAPVHLSVEIKSTRTNLPVWKTSKFCQRDCHLMAMEATVSQPGIYEVVATAKNNNSSSKLSRSFEAIPQIYDLYITSRRCDFDDYYRDVYVFVRGDLGDFVMNLTIEDSSQIVSLNISKSEYEHKDLPNLPFDVKPYKLVKQRSLFFEAGSKPVTVVIANTKQSFRFVGSVPMSFTSSCLHSVRIRDGKVGGGLDEPLKFVEEFVLNADLIFNCVRNAFFLDYKWRVYRVTSKIDIPKTGDEVQLQTNSVQPELVVKPDALLPGLYVINIAVNLTSYHTFSVITKVNGYALIEIPTRKLNFIIKGGNVVQAGANTTVLRFEASVDFNKYDKNINRDWFCAVTEKDLPMKAKIGKIQRKGSCFDWHTLWVTGDDVMEISMSKLIRSENYYVRLIVSGEHYDAAFADQKIIFTSNPVPVVSLSWVLSMKSGRQLNLCQNRRICKLGRSILNVIDTSSNVTGTGYNIDGEKASVTVFLTPLSSPSGVGCRATPEIGTAEVTKFNMTCTSFGKDQASLKYSLFVKERGTVASCGK; this is translated from the exons ATGAAGAATGTGTGCGAAGTGTCTG GATTCAGCTCAGAAACTGCAGCTACGCACGTCCCAACAAACGAAAAAGTCAAATTTGCGGCAAAATTAACAGGCGCAAACCGCTTGAACCTTAATTGCAGGATATTGTTCGGTTCCAGTGGTGAAACAAATCTTTCAACAACAACTTTGACAGCTGAACGTTCATTTGATTATCCTGGAAATTATCTTGTTGGTGCCACGTGTAGCATTATTGGAACCAAAAAGAATTTCAACACCCAATTTATCAATCTTTACGTGGAGTCTGCTTTATCagctgcaaaattaaaaatattccatAAGCAATGGAGCAGCACATATCCAAGTCCTGATGAGTTTGtattttatcacaaatacTACTTCCCCGTCTCATACACGTTTATGGtggatgacgtcatcatttcgACACACCAGACCCAGGcaacttttaacaaaacaaagtttttatcaaatggaaccgaaaaagtaaaatttgaacTCAACTCAAAGACGCAAAAATTGGTTGGACCCGGGATACACAAAGTCACATTATTGTTGCAAAACAACGTTTCTTCTGTGACCTATGCCACACCAATCACCTTCGACGAAGAAATCAAAAGCTTTAATAtaatgacgaaacaatatGTCGGTCTTCGATCCAATTATTTCGTCATAAGCGCGACGGTTAGTCAAGGTGCGCCGGTCCATCTTTCAGTCGAGATCAAATCGACCCGAACCAACCTGCCAGTTTGGAAAACTTCAAAATTCTGCCAACGCGATTGCCACTTGATGGCGATGGAGGCAACCGTATCTCAACCGGGAATTTATGAAGTTGTGGCAACGgccaaaaacaacaactctTCATCGAAGTTATCCAGATCTTTCGAAGCTATACCTCAGATCTATGACTTGTATATTACGTCGCGAAGATGTGACTTTGACGATTACTACAGAGACGTCTACGTATTCGTCAGAGGAGACTTGGGGGACTTCGTAATGAACCTAACGATCGAGGATAGCTCACAGATCGTcagtttaaatatttcaaagtcggaatacgAGCACAAAGATTTGCCGAATTTACCATTCGACGTCAAACCTTACAAGCTCGTCAAACAGAGAAGTCTTTTCTTCGAGGCTGGGAGTAAGCCAGTCACCGTGGTTATCGCAAATACGAAACAATCATTTCGTTTCGTAGGATCCGTTCCAATGTCTTTCACGTCATCATGCTTGCATAGCGTGAGAATTCGCGACGGGAAAGTTGGCGGTGGACTCGACGAACCTTTAAAATTCGTTGAAGAGTTCGTCTTAAATGCAGACCTTATATTCAACTGTGTTAGGAACGCGTTCTTCCTCGATTACAAGTGGAGAGTGTATCGGGTGACGTCAAAGATAGACATCCCAAAAACTGGCGATGAAGTTCAACTTCAGACGAACTCAGTTCAACCAGAACTTGTGGTAAAACCCGATGCATTGTTGCCGGGTTTATACGTCATAAATATCGCTGTCAACCTCACTAGTTACCATACATTCAGCGTAATAACAAAAGTCAATGGTTATGCGTTGATAGAAATTCCTACaagaaaattgaattttattaTCAAGGGAGGAAATGTGGTTCAGGCTG GAGCAAACACAACCGTTTTGAGATTTGAGGCTTCCGTTGATTTCaacaaatatgacaaaaatatcaatCGCGATTGGTTTTGTGCCGTCACGGAGAAAGATCTCCCGATGAAAGcgaaaattggaaaaatacaaagaaaag GTTCCTGCTTTGATTGGCACACCCTCTGGGTTACTGGCGATGACGTAATGGAAATTTCCATGAGCAAACTGATACGAAGTGAAAATTATTACGTTAGGTTGATTGTGTCCGGCGAGCATTATGACGCAGCATTTGCtgatcaaaaaattatatttacatCAAATCCAGTCCCGGTCGTCAGTTTgag TTGGGTATTGTCGATGAAATCCGGACGACAATTGAATTTGTGCCAGAACCGGCGAATTTGTAAACTCGGTAGATCAATTCTCAACGTAATAGATACGTCATCAAACGTCACAGGAACAG GTTACAATATCGACGGGGAAAAAGCTTCGGTAACCGTGTTCCTCACCCCGCTATCATCACCTAGTGGCGTTGGTTGCCGGGCGACACCGGAAATTGGAACTGCCGAAGTCACAAAGTTTAATATGACGTGTACTAGTTTCGGAAAAGATCAAGCGTCACTCAAATACAGCTTGTTTGTGAAAGAAAGAGGTACAGTCGCAAGCTGTGGCAAGTAA
- the LOC143470645 gene encoding polycystin-1-like protein 2, protein MFVEVKSSYFWFVPVKSLPVAENEFNLTIQVDLGEGYYRKGSLIDLTYSSFMLECLHWDVDAKDWSESSCKVHQNIETGLVDCECDLTQHTNDNKRRKREKKIVPTLYASTLVVLPNKIDQSQLSWNLWEHFQDNPVIISFLFVLYSIYALLLVWARYKDKDAEKKGLFIEVDDNSPDDQHRYYVTIYTGSRLHAGTTAAVCMRLLGKRKTSNAHVIQRENGNILTTGSVQSFLVTTPQSLGDVRAVKMWRNDGGSSPKWYLERMVVRDLETSECWFFMCGKWFSEVDVEYTFPVATIDQLQIFTNLFLIKLENHFKDRFVGKRFHHAVPVNYLI, encoded by the exons atgtttgtagAGGTCA AATCATCGTACTTCTGGTTTGTGCCTGTGAAGTCACTTCCGGTTGCGGAAAACGAATTTAACTTGACCATCCAAGTTGACCTCGGAGAAGGTTATTACCGCAAAGGAAGTTTGATTGACTTGACGTATTCGTCCTTTATGCTCGAGTGCTTGCATTGGGACGTCGATGCCAAAGACTGGAGCGAGAGCTCTTGCAAG GTCCAtcaaaacattgaaaccgGGCTGGTGGATTGCGAATGTGACTTAACTCAACACACAAACGACaacaagagaagaaaaagagagaaaaaaattgttccCACTCTCTACGCCTCCACTCTTGTTGTTCTTCCCAACAAGATCGATCAGAGCCAA CTTTCCTGGAATCTCTGGGAGCATTTTCAAGATAATCCAGTGATCATCAGCTTTTTATTTGTCCTGTACTCCATCTACGCTCTTCTCCTTGTATGGGCGAGATATAAAGACAAAGATGCAGAGAAAAAG GGACTCTTCATTGAAGTTGACGACAACTCACCGGACGACCAGCACcggtattacgtcacaatttacACGGGTAGTCGTCTACACGCCGGCACTACCGCGGCTGTCTGCATGAGACTGCTGGGCAAAAGGAAAACTAGTAACGCTCACGTCATACAA CGCGAAAACGGAAACATTTTAACCACGGGAAGCGTCCAGTCCTTTCTCGTTACGACACCACAAAGTTTGGGTGACGTCAGAGCCGTAAAAATGTGGCGCAATGACGGAGGAAGCAGCCCTAAGTG GTACCTTGAGCGGATGGTGGTAAGGGATTTGGAAACCAGCGAGTGTTGGTTTTTTATGTGCGGCAAATGGTTTAGCGAGGTCGACGTGGAATATACATTCCCGGTCGCAACGATCGACCAGCTAcaaattttcacaaacttGTTCCTGATAAAACTCGAAAACCATTTTAAAGACAGGTTTGTTGGTAAAAGATTCCACCACGCTGTGCCAGTCAATTATCTCata
- the LOC143470649 gene encoding uncharacterized protein LOC143470649, with translation MRPWQHDVMTRVERVSTCSLFIFMVMLTSMMFHGHSYALDGNVLTVGHYYFKWSHIVVGIESALMCFPGPYFISLMFRHAKRRKMNKNSNPDNNPQSTQTTRGQQEPTTSLARSHDVTNTRKSPENKSLKVDQNRKKNAQHISDDKDRPSTSKDISSLVHRQRQTFPGKFKIENETKQQNIRRNLRDSTMNKKFTTSRGEREVATTSYPIKLMTSSKMKKHIPSRVERNGAGTSSQVKPVTSTKVKKNIPSRVDRDGANKSSSAKHATSSKIKKHMPSRVERKVTTNSSRVKPVTSSKVKKHIPSRVERKVTTTASPIKPVTAPKVKKHKPLQVKRDVAKTSSPATKMTSSEMRPSARPQLSATEAQQELTIAEIDPNTLDPLAIVHFSIYVAWFYIFAVMVTSTVICVMYGMTYGLETCRDWLVSFASAFIQTVIILESLKVVLIAYFSVINNPIHDLRDWIPPLTPSGY, from the exons ATGAGACCATGGcaacatgacgtcatgacTCGGGTGGAGAGAGTTTCAACTTGCTCTCTCTTTATATTTATGGTGATGTTAACATCTATGATGTTTCATGGTCACAGTTACGCACTAGACGGGAATGTGTTAACAGTTGGTCACTACTACTTCAAGTGGTCCCACATTGTTGTCG GTATTGAAAGCGCTTTAATGTGCTTTCCTGGACCCTACTTCATTAGCCTAATGTTTCGTCACGCCAAACGAcggaaaatgaacaaaaattcaaatccTGACAATAATCCGCAATCCACACAAACCACCAGAGGGCAGCAAGAACCAACCACATCACTTGCACGTAgccatgacgtcacaaacacgAGAAAAAGTCCAGAAAACAAAAGCTTAAAAGTTgaccaaaacagaaaaaagaatGCTCAACATATTTCTGACGATAAAGATCGTCCATCGACCTCAAAAGACATCTCAAGTCTCGTCCATAGGCAACGGCAAACTTTCCcaggaaaatttaaaattgaaaacgaaacaaaacaacaaaacattcgCCGAAACTTGAGAGATTCGACGATGAACAAAAAGTTCACCACGTCACGCGGGGAACGAGAAGTGGCCACAACGTCATACCCAATAAAACTTATGACGTCCTCAAAAATGAAGAAACACATCCCGTCGCGCGTTGAACGAAATGGGGCCGGGACGTCATCACAAGTAAAACCTGTGACGTcgacaaaagtgaaaaaaaacatCCCGTCGCGCGTCGATCGAGATGGGGCCAATAAGTCATCGTCAGCAAAACATGCGACgtcatcaaaaataaaaaagcacaTGCCGTCACGCGTCGAACGGAAAGTGACCACTAACTCATCACGAGTAAAacctgtgacgtcatcaaaagTGAAAAAACACATCCCGTCGCGCGTTGAACGAAAAGTGACCACAACGGCATCGCCAATAAAACCAGTGACGGCGCCAAAAGTGAAAAAGCACAAACCATTGCAGGTTAAACGTGATGTGGCTAAAACGTCATCTCCAGCAACAAAGATGACATCATCAGAAATGAGACCATCAGCAAG GCCACAATTGTCTGCTACGGAAGCACAGCAAGAATTGACAATCGCCGAAATTGATCCCAACACTCTGGATCCACTCGCTATTGTTCACTTTTCTATCTACGTGGCCTGGTTTTATATCTTTGCAGTTATGGTCACGTCGACGGTGATTTGCGTCATGTACGGAATGACGTATGGGCTAGAAACCTGCAGGGATTG GTTGGTTTCTTTCGCGAGCGCTTTCATTCAAACTGTCATAATTCTTGAATCTTTGAAAGTGGTCTTGATCGCTTACTTCTCAGTGATAAACAATCCGATACACGATCTTCGCGATTGGATTCCTCCTTTGACACCATCAGGTTAT
- the LOC143470638 gene encoding uncharacterized protein LOC143470638 encodes MMIFQVALVFTFVLVCAECKIILQNATGRVDFSTAGQCTNAAGSMSWEIPLNIREHAYVQFHEVVVSCREASLIISKGGSHKSYCGSDQPEIRIIKESVVISLQKLTNKCILARVSFVYSRIGFSSETAATHVPTNEKVKFAAKLTGANRLNLNCRILFGSSGETNLSTTTLTAERSFDYPGNYLVGATCSIIGTKKNFNTQFINLYVESALSAAKLKIFHKQWSSTYPSPDEFVFYHKYYFPVSYTFMVDDVIISTHQTQTQKLVGPGIHKVTLLLQNNVSSVTYATPITFDEEIKSFNIMTKQYVGLRSNYFVISATVSQGAPVHLSVEIKSTRTNLPVWKTSKFCQRDCHLMAMEATVSQPGIYEVVATAKNNNSSSKLSRSFEAIPQIYDLYITSRRCDFDDYYRDVYVFVRGDLGDFVMNLTIEDSSQIVSLNISKSEYEHKDLPNLPFDVKPYKLVKQRSLFFEAGSKPVTVVIANTKQSFRFVGSVPMSFTSSCLHSVRIRDGKVGGGLDEPLKFVEEFVLNADLIFNCVRNAFFLDYKWRVYRVTSKIDIPKTGDEVQLQTNSVQPELVVKPDALLPGLYVINIAVNLTSYHTFSVITKVNGYALIEIPTRKLNFIIKGGNVVQAGANTTVLRFEASVDFNKYDKNINRDWFCAVTEKDLPMKAKIGKIQRKGSCFDWHTLWVTGDDVMEISMSKLIRSENYYVRLIVSGEHYDAAFADQKIIFTSNPVPVVSLSWVLSMKSGRQLNLCQNRRICKLGRSILNVIDTSSNVTGTGYNIDGEKASVTVFLTPLSSPSGVGCRATPEIGTAEVTKFNMTCTSFGKDQASLKYSLFVKERGTVASCGK; translated from the exons AATGCAAGATAATCTTGCAAAACGCCACTGGCAGAGTTGATTTTTCAACCGCAGGGCAATGTACCAACGCAGCTGGTTCTATGTCGTGGGAAATTCCACTTAACATCAGGGAACATGCGTATGTTCAATTTCATGAAGTTGTTGTAAG CTGTAGAGAAGCAAGTCTGATAATATCCAAAGGTGGGTCTCATAAATCGTATTGCGGATCTGACCAACCGGAAATCCGTATAATCAAAGAAAGTGTCGTGATTTCGTTGCAAAAGTTGACGAACAAGTGCATCTTGGCAAGAGTTTCCTTTGTTTATTCTCGCATtg GATTCAGCTCAGAAACTGCAGCTACGCACGTCCCAACAAACGAAAAAGTCAAATTTGCGGCAAAATTAACAGGCGCAAACCGCTTGAACCTTAATTGCAGGATATTGTTCGGTTCCAGTGGTGAAACAAATCTTTCAACAACAACTTTGACAGCTGAACGTTCATTTGATTATCCTGGAAATTATCTTGTTGGTGCCACGTGTAGCATTATTGGAACCAAAAAGAATTTCAACACCCAATTTATCAATCTTTACGTGGAGTCTGCTTTATCagctgcaaaattaaaaatattccatAAGCAATGGAGCAGCACATATCCAAGTCCTGATGAGTTTGtattttatcacaaatacTACTTCCCCGTCTCATACACGTTTATGGtggatgacgtcatcatttcgACACACCAGACCCAG ACGCAAAAATTGGTTGGACCCGGGATACACAAAGTCACATTATTGTTGCAAAACAACGTTTCTTCTGTGACCTATGCCACACCAATCACCTTCGACGAAGAAATCAAAAGCTTTAATAtaatgacgaaacaatatGTCGGTCTTCGATCCAATTATTTCGTCATAAGCGCGACGGTTAGTCAAGGTGCGCCGGTCCATCTTTCAGTCGAGATCAAATCGACCCGAACCAACCTGCCAGTTTGGAAAACTTCAAAATTCTGCCAACGCGATTGCCACTTGATGGCGATGGAGGCAACCGTATCTCAACCGGGAATTTATGAAGTTGTGGCAACGgccaaaaacaacaactctTCATCGAAGTTATCCAGATCTTTCGAAGCTATACCTCAGATCTATGACTTGTATATTACGTCGCGAAGATGTGACTTTGACGATTACTACAGAGACGTCTACGTATTCGTCAGAGGAGACTTGGGGGACTTCGTAATGAACCTAACGATCGAGGATAGCTCACAGATCGTcagtttaaatatttcaaagtcggaatacgAGCACAAAGATTTGCCGAATTTACCATTCGACGTCAAACCTTACAAGCTCGTCAAACAGAGAAGTCTTTTCTTCGAGGCTGGGAGTAAGCCAGTCACCGTGGTTATCGCAAATACGAAACAATCATTTCGTTTCGTAGGATCCGTTCCAATGTCTTTCACGTCATCATGCTTGCATAGCGTGAGAATTCGCGACGGGAAAGTTGGCGGTGGACTCGACGAACCTTTAAAATTCGTTGAAGAGTTCGTCTTAAATGCAGACCTTATATTCAACTGTGTTAGGAACGCGTTCTTCCTCGATTACAAGTGGAGAGTGTATCGGGTGACGTCAAAGATAGACATCCCAAAAACTGGCGATGAAGTTCAACTTCAGACGAACTCAGTTCAACCAGAACTTGTGGTAAAACCCGATGCATTGTTGCCGGGTTTATACGTCATAAATATCGCTGTCAACCTCACTAGTTACCATACATTCAGCGTAATAACAAAAGTCAATGGTTATGCGTTGATAGAAATTCCTACaagaaaattgaattttattaTCAAGGGAGGAAATGTGGTTCAGGCTG GAGCAAACACAACCGTTTTGAGATTTGAGGCTTCCGTTGATTTCaacaaatatgacaaaaatatcaatCGCGATTGGTTTTGTGCCGTCACGGAGAAAGATCTCCCGATGAAAGcgaaaattggaaaaatacaaagaaaag GTTCCTGCTTTGATTGGCACACCCTCTGGGTTACTGGCGATGACGTAATGGAAATTTCCATGAGCAAACTGATACGAAGTGAAAATTATTACGTTAGGTTGATTGTGTCCGGCGAGCATTATGACGCAGCATTTGCtgatcaaaaaattatatttacatCAAATCCAGTCCCGGTCGTCAGTTTgag TTGGGTATTGTCGATGAAATCCGGACGACAATTGAATTTGTGCCAGAACCGGCGAATTTGTAAACTCGGTAGATCAATTCTCAACGTAATAGATACGTCATCAAACGTCACAGGAACAG GTTACAATATCGACGGGGAAAAAGCTTCGGTAACCGTGTTCCTCACCCCGCTATCATCACCTAGTGGCGTTGGTTGCCGGGCGACACCGGAAATTGGAACTGCCGAAGTCACAAAGTTTAATATGACGTGTACTAGTTTCGGAAAAGATCAAGCGTCACTCAAATACAGCTTGTTTGTGAAAGAAAGAGGTACAGTCGCAAGCTGTGGCAAGTAA